DNA from Coffea eugenioides isolate CCC68of unplaced genomic scaffold, Ceug_1.0 ScVebR1_3137;HRSCAF=4293, whole genome shotgun sequence:
TGGCTTCGTATGCACGCGCCTGCCTCAATctctttctattatttttttttattttcttattttattattgcagtatgtttttattatttttattacagtacgtttttgaaaattttgtgtgTTTGGACTACCTGACATTTCTATTCCTCCTTAGTTGGGTACTTCTGTGttactttgcttgtttctttttactttgcttgatttttatttatttagtagaTTGACTTGTGGTTAGTCGTGTGATTTACTTATTCCTTATGCGTGCACCGATGATACTAGTTTAGGGTGTTTTGCATATCTTTATTGATTTTActtcgacacctgtcaatttagGTCGAATTGGTCGAATTGTGTTTAATCTGCTGTACTTTGTGTCTAACTGTGAGTAATTTGCTACAGTTGTTTGTTCAATTGGGAGGTGCctttaacacttaaatttacTTATTGAAGTAGATTGCCTTCAATTGCCTTATATGAGAGCCTTTTGTCTGTTTGCATTTCAATTACTACATTGATTGGGGTGATTTTGAGGTGCATTATTATTACATTTGGATAAGTTTGGAACCACGAGTGTTTATTGATTGCATTTGTTATAAGTGTTGAGATATCTGTATAACTTGTGAGTGAATgaagtgtgcattttgttcattgaattgatttttcatttgttaGTGCTTTGAATTTCTTGTTTCCATTATTCGTTAGCAACTGTTGTCTATTGTGGTTTGGAGTGCAATTTGGAAAGAATGGTGAAACCACGATCCCGACCCTTTGACCTCCGCTCCGCCTCCTCCAACTACAGGTGCTAATAGCTGGCATCAGCTTCAGGGGAGTTTCGTTgtccttcttcttatttttactgtttcattatcacattgagggcaatgtgtgatttaagtgtgggggggatTTGGGTTTAGTTTTGATTGGTGTTTCTTTAATTTGCTGCCTTTCTTACTAGTGTTTTGATGAATAAATATGGCAATTCATTCGTCTATTGCTGGTTGTGATTTATCTTATGAATTTTGTTTAAGTGGCAAGTAAAAGTATGTTATCTTGGTGAATACCATGAGTTTTATGACTTGGTGCAATTTGTGGTTAACTTGTTTAAGCAATCAAAATATTTTACTAGCAATTGTTGTGTGGATTGGGCAATTGTTGATCTCAGTTCTCCATGTTAGGAGATGACGTGGGCCATGATCTTTAATTATCTGGTTTTCTGGTgctttaattgtgattaataaatgaccctactccgctagtgttgtcacccagtaaccgggagtcttcaccacaagtgtcgactttcgcgtcaaaaagtgactATATATATGAGTAGTTAGTCCTGAAGTTGTGAAgagttgagtaactgggctctttcatctaaaaatgtcagagttcacgtcaaaagacttgaatagcttgggactgagcatttattaaaaaaaagaaaaagaaaataataagtaagcttatgatcatgttggcctgccgatccttgttcttcaatgttgagattttgattttcagttgacccaattgctaacttttgctagtttaatattttgatttcttagaCGAGTTAGCTATGAATTGGACGAGTCTATGATTTCAGGAGCTAACCGGGAGAAatatgtcttgacacttagccactaaaacttgattttgggataagcgtagcttggcagtaaatgaaatgagagttagccattgttgagtttagtgttcccatgcttgaggacaagcatgatttaagtgtggggggaattgatagggtgttaattgttagtaattttattgttaattctcctctttatccttgccaaatattgctttaattgtcaatatatatttatatttggtatttggatataCTTTCAGAAAGTGGAGCAGAAACCTTCTTGAGAAGATTATTGTGAAACTCTGTACAATTGGCCCATATGCATGGTGTAAACCAACGTCCATTTCTTTCTATAATGAAAAGGAATTGAATTGCATTTGGCTGGCCAACATCTCAATTAGGTGGGGACCGCGAAGACTTGACCATTGTGTAAAGACCATTTCCTTTCTTGATTCACGGTGCCTTTGTGGAAAGTAgcctttgcttttgttttcggtGGAGTTGATTAGGTAGGGAAAGGAATGTTTTCTTTTGTGAGCGTAGAGTGAAGTTTCGAATTGGCTTGTTTTATGGGGAGAGCCGCACATTTTGCGAGAGtcagtttttcttcttctcttccgtCTGGGCAGAGAAGTTTTTAGTTTTGGGGTGAAGATTTCTTGCGTGTCTTGTTTTCTTCCGTCTCTTCCATGagattatttttattgtattagACTACAGAGAATAcaattcttatttttaattattagtaAGAGATAAATGTCTTTGAGTTCAATTAAATTGCGTGGgaattttcttatgaggcgtggctaattttctcctctagtcaaggatcaacgcgaagaTGCAGTCctaaatatctgtgagatctaattaattttacgtgttccttaatttattaatatttgcatgttttctattttaatttcatgggattattttgttaattggatatcaagggcccgatgtgcaatttgacttattaatctcttgtcaaattaatcaattaaatccgtaattgtttagttggttaatattagtgacaactagtattttcacatactagggggacatgcaatctgatttaaataaccctcgtagcgtgttattaatttgggttaggcttttctagtttttaatgcaattaggaaattaattcctacggtcgtacctaggagtatttcctggttagggataatcaacggtcgtaccgtggttatcaataaattaaggaaaagctggtcgttagagtttatcggcgactataactaacctgttaataaaattaagtgaaccttctttgcatcaatgatcggatgaatggactgtgtctgcgtagttgtatccttggctagaatttatgtatcatttatttaattgctatttacaattgtatttattaattaattatttttagtttatttctgataaaaatcccccgtgtcccgaacttgaaaagaatcgaatttttcccagtccctgtggattcgaccctactcactactatacacagaaaattcatttttctcgagtaggtatttattattgcacagactcgacacctgtcaatttttggcgccgttgccggggactggcgttaatcatttgtttctttttaagttcattttttttctggtatttttctagtttatgcctcgctcttctcgtacaggcgaattaattttcgacactgaagtagagaagaccgcgcgtAGAACGAGAAAAGAAACCAGGCGGCTCAGGGAGGAGCAATACGATATTGCACCTCAGGAACTTGATCCAGAGGTTGAGCCGACAAATTTGTCTGGtgacaattcaagtgattcagaCCAAGAGGAAGTCACTATGGCAAATGCacgaacactaagggagttggctgctcctgatttaaatcagcagcccttgtgcattacttttccacatttaaatgatgacactccctttgaactaaaatctggtctaattcatctcttgccatcttttcatggtctaccaggtgaggagccctACAAGCACTTGCAAGAGTTTGACGTCGTTTGCAACAGTATGAAGCCTCCGGGAATTACAGAAGAGCAAATAAAGATGAGGGCCTTCCCCTTCTCTTTGAAGGACTCCGCGAAAGACTGGCTCTACTACCTACCGCCTGGTAGTATCACCACATGGGACCAActgaagaaaaaattcttggaCAAGTACTTTCCTGCGTCTCGAGCTGCGAGCCTAAGGAAGGAGATATGTGGTATCAAACAACACCCAAGCGAATCTctctatgagtactgggagagatttaagaaactgtGCTCCAAATGCCCTCAGCATCAGATAAGTGAGCAACTGCTCATTCAATATTTCTATGAGGGGTTGCTTTTCAGGGACAGAAGCATaatcgatgctgcaagtggaggagcgttggtgaacaaaacccctcgaggagcatgggagttgattgaagggATGGCTGAGAACTCACAGCAGTTTGGTTCAAGAGAGGACATCCCGACGCGTAGGGTGAATGAGGTGGAAACGTCCTCTATCCAACAGCAGATCTCCGAATTAACATCTTTCGTAAGACAATTAGCTGTGGGGAGTGCTTCACAAGTCAAAGTGTGTGGGGTGTGTACTGCCGTGGGTCATCCTACGGAAATGTGTCCactggttcaagaagaaactgcagaacaggtgaacatggctggccacgcgcccgcgccaagaaagcAGTACGACCCGTACTCAAACACCTACAATCCTGGTTGGAGGGATCACCCCAACCTTAgctatggaggaaataggcagtctaactttgtgccaAATAGACAGCAAGGACACCAACAGCAGTACCATCCTcgcccaccaccaccaccactcccTTCAAACTCAAGTCCGTCCATGGAAGAAATGATGAAGCAATTACTTGCTAACCAACAAAAGACGGATTCAGACCTGCAAAGCATGAGAAATCAACTGGGACAGGTGCAATCattgcaaaatcaaatgaatcaaatggctataacaatcaaccgtttggagtcccaagttcaaggaaagttgccatctcaacctgagGCAAATCCAAAGAATGTAAGCGCAATGACCttaaggagtggcaaggaagttCAAGGACCCGAACCGGTGATTCCTAAAGACAAGGACGAGGAACGGATTGAGAAAGAATTGAAAGAGGAGGGCACagacaacaaaaatgcaaaggTAACCTCGAACCCAATTCCTACAACTAAAACTAATCCACCTCCCTTTCCTAGCAGGTTAGAGAAACCAAAGAAGCAAGATAAGGAAAAAGAGGTCTTGGAGATCTTTCGCAAGGTGGAGATCAACATACCCCTGCTGGATGCGATTAAACAAGTACCCAGGTACgcaaaatttttgagggacTTGTGTGCCAACCGCAAGCGGTTGAAGGGGGATGAACGAGTTATAGTTGGGGAGAATGTTTCAGCAATTCTACAAAGGAAACTTCCACCAAAatgcggagatccaggtatgtttactattcctTGTAGGATAGGTAATACTTTGATTGGAAAGGCCATGTTAGACCTAGGAGCCTCGATTAATGTCATGCCAAAGTCCATTTATGCTTCATTGAACTTAGGCCCTTTGAAAGAGACTGGGATAATAATCCAATTAGCTGACAGGACCAATGCATACCCTGACGGGTtgattgaagatgttttggtaaaaattaatgaattgatttttccagctgatttttatgtgctcgaCATGGAGGATGAACACTCCCGTGATCCGTCACCTTTGttgttaggtagaccctttttgAGCACAGCCCGaaccaaaattgatgttaataagggtactttgtctatggaatttgatggtgagatTGTTCACTTTAACATCTTTGAGACCATGAAATATCCATCCGATTCAAATATTGGCTCTGTTTTCTCGATAAATGTTATTGACCCTGCTATacaggaggtttttgaaattgaaggcaGGGATGAACTAGAGGTCGTCCTGACCAGGCACTTTGAGTCCGAAACAACCTCTAGGGTAGAATTGAGTGAAGAGCTTAAATGCGTGATTGGATCGTTGCAAACGTTACCAACCACGAAGACAAGGTATGATCTTGCACCGATTTTCATACCCGAACCTCATCAAAGGTTACTTAcatctgtggtgcaggcacctgtCTTGGAACTAAAACCACTGCCGAAACACCTAAAGTATGTATACTTAGGTGAAGGGGAGACACTTCCAGTGATCATCTCCGCGGGTTTATCAAAGGTTCAAGAAGAGAAACTACTTCGAGTTCTTAGGGAACATAAGCAGGCGATAGGATGGACCATCGCCGACATCAAGGGAATTAGCCCCGCGGTGTGTATGCACCGAATTCGACTCGAGGAGAATGCTAAACCCGTACGGCAAGCTCAACGGAGATTAAATCCTCTCATGATGGAGGTcgtaaagaaagagattttaaaaCTGCTGgacgttggaattatatttgcaatatcagatagcccGTGGGTAAGTCCAGTACAGGTGGTCCCGAAGAAGGCAGGGGTGACAGTGGAATCAAACCAAGAGGGTGAGCTCGTACCAATTCGAAAGCCCACCGGATGGCGACAGTGTATCGATTACCGAAAGCTAAATGCCGTCACGAAAAAGGACCATTTCCCCCTCCCTTTCATTGACCAGATGGTGGAGCGATTAGCATGTCGAGCttactattgtttcttggatggattttcaggttATTTTCAAATTGCTATCGCACCCGAGGACCAAGAGAAGACTACTTTCACCTGCCCATTTGGAACATTTGCATACCGaaggatgccatttggattgtgtaatgcacctgctacctttcaaagatgcatggtaagtatcttttcagaatatgttgagaaaattattgaggttttcATGGACGATTTCAGTGTATATGGTGAAAGTTTTGAAAACTGTCTAGATAATCTGAAATTGATCTTAGTAaggtgtatagaaactaatctcgtgcttaattgggaaaaatgtcattttatggttgaacaCGGGATAGTTTTGGGTCATGTAGTATCATCTACAGGTATTGAGGTTGATAAGGCAAAAATAAATGTTATATctactttaccttaccccgcgagtgtgcgggaagttcgtTCCTTCTTGGGTCACGCAGGTTTCTATAgaaggttcatcaaggatttctcgaaaattggagCACCCTTGTTCCAACTTTTGCAAAAAGATGTATCCTTCGAATTTGATGAAACATGTAAGGGGGCATTCAATAAGTTAAAGGAGTTATTGATCACCtcacctattatccaacccCCTGACTGGAACCTCCCATTCGAGATCATGTGCGACGCCAGTGACTATGCAGTTGGTGCGGTATTGGGTCAAAGAGTAGGAAAAGCAGCTCATGCTATTTACTACGCATCTCGAGCCTTGAACGGAGCTCAATTGAACTATTCAACCAccgaaaaggagcttttagcagttgtttttgccttagaaaaatttcggtcttatttacttggtgctaaagttattattttttctgatcatgcagctttgCGGTATCTGTTGACCAAAAAAGAGGCTAAACCGCGATTGATACGGTGGATATTGTTGCTACAGGAGTTCAACCTGGAGATCCGAGATAAGAAAGGGGCGGAGAATCTGGTAGCAGATCACTTGAGTCGAGTACAAGTCGTCGAAGATGACATCCCATTGAGAGAAGCATTCCCCGAGgagcatttattttctattaactcatctttgccttggtatgcagatattgttaattttctagtcactgacaaatttcctacaggatggcctaaggcaaagagagacaagttgaGGAGCGATGCAAAGTTCTACATTTGGGATGATCCTTACCTCTGGAAGCGGGGTGCTGATCAAATCATCCGTagatgtgtaagtgaagttgaatttcaatctattctagcctattgtcactcttttgcatgtggaggtcaCTTTGGACCGAAGAGAACGGCTCGTAAGGTGCTAGAGAGTGGATTCTATTGGCCAACTCTATTCAAGGATGCCTACTCattttgtaagtcatgtgataagtgtcaaagaGTGGGTAATATCTCTCGTAGGGATCAAATGACTCAAAccccaatgatttttgttgaaatttttgacgtttggggcattgattttatgggtccttttccttcttcctttggttttttgtatatattgcttgctgtaaattatgtttcgaaatgggtagaagcaaaggccacccgcactaatgattccaaagtggttgcagaattcgttaagtctaatatttttgttcgctttgggatgccgcgagcaattgtaagtgatcggggtactcatttctgcaacaaaaagaTCGCTGCAATTTTTAGGAGATATGGTGTCTTGCACAAAGTCTCTACATCATACCATCCTCAGACAAATGGTCAGGCGGAAACATCGAACCGAGAGATCAAATCAATTCTAGAAAAGATGGTCCGACccgataggaaggattggagtgtGAGACTAGATGATGCACTATGGGCATATAGGACAGCATACAAGACACCCATTGGCATGTCCCCTTACCGATTGGTATTTGGAAAGCCATGTCATCTCCCGGTCGAGTTTGAGCATAGAGCATTTTGGGCGGTCAAACAATGCAACATGGATATCGAGGAAGgcggaattcaaagaaagttacaATTACTAGAGTTGGAAGAAATTCGAAATGAAGCATACGAGAATGCAGTGATCTATAAGGAGAAGAATCAGATctttcatgaccaacagatcTCTAGGAAGACATTCGTCTGTGGGCAAAAAGTTTTACTATACCACTCCAAATTGAAACTATTTCCAGGTAaattacgttctcgttggattggcccttttgttgtgactaatgtctttcattatggtgcagtagagatccaaagtttgaaaacagagaagaaatttgtggtgaatggtcatcgtctcaagcCGTATTATGAAGGATTTCCAATTGAACGGGTGGAGATGATGCAACTGGAAGACCCG
Protein-coding regions in this window:
- the LOC113757581 gene encoding uncharacterized protein LOC113757581, with product MTLRSGKEVQGPEPVIPKDKDEERIEKELKEEGTDNKNAKVTSNPIPTTKTNPPPFPSRLEKPKKQDKEKEVLEIFRKVEINIPLLDAIKQVPRYAKFLRDLCANRKRLKGDERVIVGENVSAILQRKLPPKCGDPGPLKETGIIIQLADRTNAYPDGLIEDVLEVFEIEGRDELEVVLTRHFESETTSRVELSEELKCVIGSLQTLPTTKTRYDLAPIFIPEPHQRLLTSVVQAPVLELKPLPKHLKYVYLGEGETLPVIISAGLSKVQEEKLLRVLREHKQAIGWTIADIKGISPAVCMHRIRLEENAKPVRQAQRRLNPLMMEVVKKEILKLLDVGIIFAISDSPWVSPVQVVPKKAGVTVESNQEVSSTGIEVDKAKINVISTLPYPASVREVRSFLGHAGFYRRFIKDFSKIGAPLFQLLQKDVSFEFDETCKGAFNKLKELLITSPIIQPPDWNLPFEIMCDASDYAVALRYLLTKKEAKPRLIRWILLLQEFNLEIRDKKGAENLKKIEAGACIRSQWCDEGGGCEREEFAAAGSGGARLSGLQADLGGGGYGKGEGGQMSWWSPLARRAEAAARRAGVGGGGV